A stretch of Anaeromyxobacter dehalogenans 2CP-1 DNA encodes these proteins:
- the rho gene encoding transcription termination factor Rho — protein sequence MPAAAPTSTSSTSSLTELKHMKVAELAKLARDLNVEAAGALKKQDLIFAILQAQSKAAEAAKEEMEVGGEGTLEVLPDGFGFLRSPDFSYLPGPDDIYVSPSQIRRFNLRTGDTVRGTVRQPKEGERYFALLKVDTINGEPPEENQAKVLFDNLTPLYPTQRLTLEHDPAEMTTRVVDLFAPIGKGQRCLIVSPPRAGKTVLLQNIAHAVTTNHPECTLIVLLIDERPEEVTDMERTVRGEVVASTFDEPATRHVQVAEMVIEKARRLVEHKKDVVILLDSITRLARAYNSTVPPSGKILSGGVDSNALHKPKRFFGAARNIEEGGSLTIIGTALVDTGSRMDEVIFEEFKGTGNSEIVLDRKLMEKRIFPCMDIGKSGTRKEELLLAADWLSKIYILRQTILNGLDNVEAMKFILDKFRQVKNHDEFFKMMVGGGK from the coding sequence ATGCCCGCAGCCGCACCGACCTCCACGTCGAGCACGTCCAGCCTCACCGAGCTCAAGCACATGAAGGTCGCGGAGCTCGCCAAGCTGGCGCGCGACCTCAACGTCGAGGCCGCCGGCGCGCTCAAGAAGCAGGACCTCATCTTCGCGATCCTCCAGGCGCAGTCGAAGGCGGCGGAGGCGGCCAAGGAGGAGATGGAGGTCGGCGGCGAGGGCACGCTGGAGGTGCTGCCCGACGGCTTCGGCTTCCTGCGCAGCCCGGACTTCTCCTACCTGCCGGGCCCGGACGACATCTACGTCTCGCCCTCGCAGATCCGCCGCTTCAACCTGCGCACCGGCGACACGGTGCGCGGCACGGTGCGCCAGCCCAAGGAAGGCGAGCGCTACTTCGCGCTGCTCAAGGTCGACACCATCAACGGCGAGCCGCCCGAGGAGAACCAGGCCAAGGTCCTCTTCGACAACCTGACCCCGCTCTACCCGACGCAGCGCCTGACGCTCGAGCACGATCCCGCCGAGATGACCACGCGGGTGGTGGACCTGTTCGCGCCCATCGGCAAGGGGCAGCGCTGCCTGATCGTGTCGCCGCCGCGCGCCGGCAAGACGGTGCTCCTGCAGAACATCGCGCACGCCGTCACCACCAACCACCCCGAGTGCACCCTCATCGTGCTGCTCATCGACGAGCGGCCCGAGGAGGTCACCGACATGGAGCGGACGGTGCGGGGCGAGGTGGTCGCCTCCACCTTCGACGAGCCCGCCACCCGCCACGTGCAGGTCGCGGAGATGGTGATCGAGAAGGCCCGGCGGCTGGTCGAGCACAAGAAGGACGTGGTGATCCTGCTCGACTCGATCACCCGCCTCGCGCGCGCCTACAACTCGACCGTGCCGCCCTCCGGGAAGATCCTCTCCGGCGGCGTGGACTCGAACGCGCTGCACAAGCCGAAGCGCTTCTTCGGCGCGGCCCGCAACATCGAGGAGGGCGGCTCGCTCACCATCATCGGCACCGCGCTGGTGGACACCGGCAGCCGCATGGACGAGGTGATCTTCGAGGAGTTCAAGGGCACCGGGAACTCCGAGATCGTGCTCGACCGCAAGCTGATGGAGAAGCGCATCTTCCCCTGCATGGACATCGGGAAGAGCGGCACGCGCAAGGAGGAGCTGCTCCTCGCGGCCGACTGGCTCTCCAAGATCTACATCCTGCGCCAGACCATCCTGAACGGCCTCGACAACGTCGAGGCGATGAAGTTCATCCTGGACAAGTTCCGCCAGGTGAAGAACCACGACGAGTTCTTCAAGATGATGGTCGGCGGCGGCAAGTAG
- the rpmE gene encoding 50S ribosomal protein L31 — protein sequence MKEGIHPDYKATKVVCACGNVIETRSVRGDFHIEICASCHPFFTGKQKIMDTAGRIERFKTRYAATPAKAEPAKKAPAAEPAKKVEAKENRAAKRAKAGKSSKKPEAAPAAEAPAEAKPE from the coding sequence ATGAAGGAAGGCATCCACCCCGACTACAAGGCGACGAAGGTCGTCTGCGCCTGCGGGAACGTCATCGAGACCCGCTCCGTCCGCGGCGACTTCCACATCGAGATTTGCGCCAGCTGCCACCCGTTCTTCACGGGCAAGCAGAAGATCATGGACACGGCGGGCCGCATCGAGCGCTTCAAGACGCGCTACGCCGCCACCCCGGCCAAGGCCGAGCCCGCCAAGAAGGCGCCCGCCGCCGAGCCGGCGAAGAAGGTCGAGGCCAAGGAGAACCGCGCCGCCAAGCGCGCCAAGGCCGGCAAGAGCAGCAAGAAGCCCGAGGCCGCCCCGGCCGCCGAGGCGCCCGCCGAGGCGAAGCCCGAGTAG